In Zingiber officinale cultivar Zhangliang chromosome 1A, Zo_v1.1, whole genome shotgun sequence, the DNA window tattttacctgtttatacatgcttataggggtagtgatatgccatgcttgaccatgttcaggacctaggtttttataccttctgtgtacctttgattcgatatgattcgttgacctagggtgcacttttctatatatatatggattaggtcaggatgtttatatggttattgccatgcatcatttgcatgattgcatgctgtgcgatagtccgctccattattgttgagcacatcgccagttacatggatctgcacacaccaccactcatgggttagtggtcgattcaggctgagtgtgttgcagcagggactctgttaggcaccgttggtccgctcatgggtagtgtgacacaacgtgttatccggcagggattcctccccgtctttgagtaccgggagttgagagcattgcgctcccccatctatgatttggggtaggaggataggtgtactccgacagcatcccgtccactcggtcactcatcaggagtagtgacgacagagtgcacggttgtcacagccctacccactcggcctcacttttgtatgagatgatcgactggcgtcaggggtgaccaggacgcatcattgacatcatatgcatgatgcatttattgcttgtgtttgtggttgctgcatttatatgctgcatattgtttggatacctatgtttgacatgcacaggatttccttatccctcggactgtttgaccttatactcaggacctggttagtacagtattctcctgtttatttcagatgcattcttatctttcttatcaggagactgtacgcatgattagtgctaggtgttgtttctttactttgcatatcaactgtacctgctgagtgttggactcaccccgcctccattgttgttattttcaggttgatgctgtcaggagagagttccagtcgctagtccccactgcacgtagtgctactccgctgctggtttttgagttgtttcattttagcttttcgctatcagactttattttagttttgttttggacttacatatggatattgtatggaatctttctgttggatggacttttagtatgatttggatttactctactacatgcctgcctgaacggcagaagaggtaagaaaaaatcggatttgggctttacgagtgtagttgagtagggttgatttcgagtcagagtattattactgcgtggttgtgtcagccagaggctgaatatatatatataaactgcgtggtgattgatttttattactgttattattccagccgcctgtggctgagtatttagtgcttgtagaaaattttgattgtccgccgtacaggggagatgctgccgaaattttctcggacagggactcttctcgGGGCGTGACAGCTCCTTCGGAGCTCCCACTGCAGACGTGTCATGAGGGAGAAACCTCCCTCCCATGGACGGAGGTTTTTCACCTCACATGACGAAGCGGTCCGTAGTTACGAAGCCGCTTCGTCatgctttttatttttattttttatattaatttttttttaataattaaaaaaaaacaatggtCACAGTAATAGATTTGGTATACTATGTCGTTGAACAACGGCTATTTTAGCCGTTGTTAAACggttaactttatttttttaatttattttttttatataaatagatGATCGATTTCATATTTTTCATTCATCTCCTTGTTATCTTTGCTTTCGATTTCTTTCTTCAACTTTCTATATTTTTCAACCACAAAAATATCTTGGTTTATTTCAAATGACTCAAAATCCAGATCGATCTATGCTCTAGGAATTCTGGAGAAACGAATTGGCGGAAGATGCGGAGGATATAGATAAACGAAGAATGCTCCAACTATATGAGCAGCGACAAACGGTACGTCAAAGAGCTCAAAGTTCTTCCGGTAGAACACAGAGAAAAAGGTATTTGAATCGGGATCGTGAAGTTGGACATGCTCGTCTTTTCAATGATTACTTTTCTGATGATCCGGTATATCCTGATGACATATTTCGATGTCGATTTCGAATGAAAAAAGAGTTATTCTTTCGTATAGTTGATGTTGTGAAAAATCATTCCAAATATTTTCAATGGAAGGTCGATGTAGCAGGGAAAAAAGGTTTCTCaccacttcagaaatgcatagcgGCTATTCGTCAATTGGTGTATGGAGTCCCTGCTGATCATTATGATGAGTATCTACGAATTGCTGAAACAATTGCCATCCAATGTTTATTCAACTTTTGTCGATGTGTAATTGAAGTGTTCGGGGCCCAatatttaaaaagacctaatGCTGCTGATATCCAACACTTGCTTGAAATGCATGAGCAGAGACATGGTTTCCCTGGCATGTTGGACAGTCTTGATTGCATGCATTGGCAATGGAAAAATTGCCCCGTTGCTTGGAAAGGTCAGTTTACTCGAGGAGATCATGGCGTCCCAACAATTGTGCTCGAAGTCGTTGCATCTTCGGACTTGTGGATATGACATGTCTTTTTTGGGATTGCAGGGTCACACAATGATATCAATGTGCTTAACGAATCACCGTTATTCAACGACGTCTTATAAGGTAATGCACCCGAGATTAATTTTACGATTAATAATACACAATATACAAAAGGATACTATCTGACCGATGGGATCTATTCAGAATGGGCTACTTTCGTCAAGAGCTTTCCATGTCCCCAGGATcccaaaagaaaaatatttaaggaacGATAGGAGGCCGCGAGAAAGGATGTCGAGAGGGCATTTTGGGTGCTTCAATCACGATGGGCAATGATAAAAGGTCCAGGACGATTTTGGTACAAGGATaatttgaaggacatcatgtataCATGTATTATTTTGCACAACATGATTATTAAGAATGAGGGAGATGCAGTAGTCAATTGGTCGGACGATGAAGGAGATTCTCAAGCACAAATATTTCAAGGCTCCACTCAAGAATTCCAAGCATACATCCACAGAAATTATGAGCTACGTGATAATCAACTACATCATCAACTTCGAGCTAACTTAGTTGAGTATATCTGCCTATCTGGGCACGCTATAATTGTAATCagtgaaaaaaaatttattaattgcgATATATGTATTGTAATATTTAtgcaatttttt includes these proteins:
- the LOC122001493 gene encoding uncharacterized protein LOC122001493, with the translated sequence MLQLYEQRQTVRQRAQSSSGRTQRKRYLNRDREVGHARLFNDYFSDDPVYPDDIFRCRFRMKKELFFRIVDVVKNHSKYFQWKVDVAGKKGFSPLQKCIAAIRQLVYGVPADHYDEYLRIAETIAIQCLFNFCRCVIEVFGAQYLKRPNAADIQHLLEMHEQRHGFPGMLDSLDCMHWQWKNCPVAWKGSHNDINVLNESPLFNDVL